One Setaria viridis chromosome 5, Setaria_viridis_v4.0, whole genome shotgun sequence genomic region harbors:
- the LOC117854682 gene encoding homeobox protein LUMINIDEPENDENS produces MELVPFKPAAGALAEAGFGAGAGSIPAMVAAQQEMLHEQVDQLQRLVVAQCRLTGVNPLAQEMAAGALSIKIGKRPRDLLNPKAVKCMQSLFALKDTIGKKETREISLLCGVTVTQVREFFTCQKSRVRKFVRLSQEKALRVEAPKELDNAFSMSTEQIPLDIEAHAEVVEPLRTLEPVVPRSSSQPMDVPQVSSQPMELSQSCLQPMEAFQNSLQQATAQQYFAAPVMPSGTMVVQPTDAKISPDSVRKEIKQEEVHPGVESEDKKFLESIFALMRKEETFSGQVKLMEWILQINNVTVLSWFVTMGGLTIMSTWLSLAANEEQTSVILVIFKVLLHLPLHKALPAHMSVVLQTINRLRFYRTPDISSKARNLLSRLSKVLVRSQALKKPQKDLICKQRISEILRDESWKSEVDITEEVLALTDGANESSKPEPRKTQMLLTASADETNKRSAMQTKSKQKRKVLLVEHPNKKAAVKNVNSARNSTNNSRPLSADDIQKAKMRAMFMQEKYGKVDSSKASDKSQAMETPKTSGLVNSNVLPVPRDPIRSTAQPFDASTSSTAQPVDPSTSTSKQSTVPQPDKPEISNGLKLNIGSPKNVVEKLDSKRVPWRIPPAVWIDPSWSVSAGDNSKELEVQTQRNRREKETFYASQKDIPLNPKDPWDLEMDFDDSLTPEIPIDQAPDADTMEMDSVGAAPNAAAPVKDKQIGSTATSVAVADGANGEDPEPDLELLTVLLKNPQLVFALTSNNGEDVSSEQTVALLDTLKRTGLGLSELVNTLGNGAGAPKEPEPEPIPASLPSPTPSDQTARAVWGPEHPTQARAPNLQQPPLSNRGNTPPIANTVQQSFSNVMSSLPSQPYASVSVLPAQIQANVPSLPQLAVSVNPPVQHVSPVNNHLSRASVHQHAQQYALASDPVAMSLHQQAAVNKSTHGLQSVPNPAVAHSSLPEPNASYTTLPWQSNAAHVTNTGRNATADPWAARTTNSCNTASASTVPYANQNAYGDQSTHSAYNAYGSAAASSRTVLTGHGLDRNGYSRPVVEYQAMARDSHQRHSRSPDPGAGRDYGGTQGYNQQPLTRWSAGQGQQSYNPEPSRQWRSAQQGYTSAEPSRQWSSARQSYTSAEPSRQWSSEPKSYNVESSRSWNLGQQGQNPEGSRQWNLGKQDAYNPSDGRRSYEPQSYNVESSRSWNSGQQGQNPEASRQWNLGKQDAYNPSDGRRSYDQHWRR; encoded by the exons ATGGAGCTCGTCCCCTTCAAGCCCGCGGCCGGAGCCCTCGCCGAGGCGGGCttcggggccggcgcgggctcGATCCCGGCGATGGTCGCCGCGCAGCAGGAGATGCTGCACGAGCAGGTGGACCAGCTCCAGCGCCTCGTTGTCGCCCAGTGCCGCCTCACCGGCGTCAACCCCCTCGCCCAGGAGATG GCAGCTGGTGCATTGTCTATCAAGATAG GTAAAAGGCCAAGGGATTTGTTGAATCCAAAAGCAGTGAAGTGCATGCAGTCACTTTTCGCTTTGAAGGATACTATTGGCAAAAAAGAAACCCGGGAAATTAGTTTACTCTGTGGGGTTACTGTTACTCAG GTTAGGGAGTTCTTTACATGTCAAAAATCACGAGTAAGAAAATTTGTTCGACTGTCTCAAGAAAAGGCACTGAGAGTAGAAGCACCAAAGGAGCTTGACAATGCATTCTCCATGAGCACTGAGCAGATACCTCTTGACATAGAGGCACATGCAGAGGTTGTCGAACCTCTGAGAACCTTAGAACCAGTGGTCCCACGAAGCTCTTCCCAACCAATGGATGTCCCTCAAGTCTCTTCGCAACCAATGGAGCTCTCACAAAGCTGTTTGCAGCCTATGGAGGCCTTCCAAAACTCTTTGCAACAGGCAACGGCTCAGCAGTACTTTGCAGCCCCTGTAATGCCATCTGGGACAATGGTTGTGCAACCAACTGATGCTAAGATTAGTCCAGACTCTGTTCGAAAGGAAATTAAGCAAGAGGAAGTCCATCCTGGTGTTGAGTCAGAAGATAAGAAGTTCTTGGAGAGTATCTTTGCTCTAATGCGGAAGGAGGAAACATTCTCTGGACAGGTCAAATTGATGGAATGGATTCTCCAAATAAATAATGTTACTGTTCTGAGTTG GTTCGTTACAATGGGTGGTTTAACCATTATGTCAACCTGGTTGAGTCTAGCAGCAAACGAAGAGCAAACATCAGTTATTCTGGTCATCTTCAAG GTGCTTCTCCACCTCCCCTTACACAAGGCTTTGCCAGCCCACATGTCAGTTGTGCTGCAAACTATTAACAGGCTTCGGTTTTATAGGACACCAG ACATATCAAGCAAGGCCAGGAACCTCCTCTCCAGATTGAGCAAAGTGCTTGTAAGGAGCCAGGCATTGAAGAAACCTCAGAAGGACTTAATATGCAAACAAAG GATAAGTGAAATTTTACGTGACGAGTCTTGGAAATCCGAAGTTGATATTACT GAGGAGGTACTTGCCTTGACTGATGGTGCAAATGAGAGCAG TAAGCCTGAGCCCAGAAAGACACAAATGCTTCTCACTGCTTCTGCTGATGAGACGAATAAAAGGAGTGCTATGCAAACAA AAtccaaacaaaaaaggaaagTTCTACTTGTAGAACATCCAAATAAGAAAGCTGCGGTGAAGAATGTTAATTCTGCCAGGAACTCTACAAACAATAGCAGACCGCTATCTGCAGATGATATTCAAAAAGCAAAGATGCGTGCCATGTTCATGCAGGAGAAGTATGGCAAGGTTGACTCAAGTAAAGCGAGTGATAAATCACAAGCAATGGAAACACCAAAAACTTCTGGATTAGTCAATTCAAATGTATTGCCTGTGCCCAGAGACCCCATTAGATCAACTGCACAACCTTTTGACGCAAGCACATCATCAACTGCACAACCTGTTGACCCAAGCACATCAACTTCTAAACAAAGTACGGTTCCTCAGCCTGATAAGCCAGAAATCTCAAATGGATTGAAGTTAAATATAGGTTCCCCAAAAAATGTTGTAGAGAAGTTGGATTCCAAGAGAGTTCCTTGGCGGATACCACCAG CGGTTTGGATAGACCCTTCGTGGAGTGTGAGTGCTGGTGACAACAGCAAGGAGCTGGAGGTTCAAACACAGAGAAACCGGCGTGAAAAGGAAACCTTTTATGCAAGTCAGAAGGACATCCCATTGAATCCAAAGGATCCATGGGATCTGGAAATGGACTTTGACGACAGCTTGACCCCAGAAATTCCAATTGACCAGGCGCCAGATGCTGACACCATGGAAATGGATAGTGTGGGTGCAGCTCCTAATGCAGCCGCTCCTGTCAAGGACAAGCAAATTGGATCTACCGCAACATCTGTTGCAGTTGCTGATGGTGCTAACGGGGAAGATCCTGAGCCAGATCTTGAGTTGCTTACGGTGCTACTCAAGAATCCGCAGCTTGTCTTTGCTTTAACATCTAACAATGGGGAGGATGTGTCCAGCGAGCAGACTGTTGCTCTTCTGGATACATTGAAGCGGACTGGCCTTGGACTCTCGGAGCTGGTTAACACTCTGGGGAATGGTGCTGGGGCTCCAAAAGAGCCAGAGCCAGAACCAATTCCTGCTTCACTTCCATCACCAACTCCATCGGACCAGACAGCAAGG GCTGTCTGGGGACCAGAACACCCAACACAGGCGAGGGCTCCAAACTTGCAGCAGCCACCTTTGTCAAACCGGGGGAATACACCTCCTATTGCAAATACCGTGCAGCAAAGCTTCTCAAATGTTATGAGTTCGTTACCCTCACAACCTTATGCTTCAGTTTCGGTTTTACCGGCACAGATTCAAGCTAACGTCCCATCTCTACCACAGTTGGCGGTCTCCGTAAATCCGCCAGTTCAACATGTTTCTCCTGTGAATAACCATCTGAGTAGAGCTTCAGTACATCAGCATGCCCAGCAATATGCTTTGGCATCTGATCCTGTTGCTATGTCCTTGCATCAGCAAGCAGCGGTGAACAAATCAACCCATGGACTACAGAGTGTCCCAAACCCTGCTGTAGCACATTCGTCATTGCCTGAGCCTAATGCATCTTATACAACACTCCCTTGGCAATCTAACGCTGCTCATGTCACCAACACTGGACGAAATGCAACAGCTGATCCATGGGCTGCCCGCACAACTAATTCATGTAATACTGCATCTGCAAGCACAGTGCCATATGCTAACCAGAATGCTTACGGTGATCAAAGTACGCACAGTGCATACAATGCTTATGGTTCTGCGGCAGCCTCGTCGCGTACTGTTCTGACAGGGCACGGACTGGACAGAAATGGTTACAGCCGTCCTGTGGTTGAGTACCAAGCAATGGCGCGGGACAGCCACCAGCGACACTCAAGGTCACCTGATCCTGGTGCTGGCCGGGACTATGGTGGTACACAAGGTTATAATCAACAGCCCTTAACACGCTGGAGTGCTGGGCAAGGACAGCAGAGCTACAATCCTGAGCCTTCAAGGCAATGGCGTTCTGCACAACAAGGCTACACCTCTGCTGAACCCTCAAGGCAATGGAGTTCAGCGCGTCAGAGCTACACCTCTGCTGAGCCGTCAAGGCAGTGGAGCTCCGAGCCTAAAAGCTACAATGTTGAATCCTCGAGGTCTTGGAATTTGGGCCAACAGGGCCAGAACCCGGAGGGATCGAGGCAATGGAACCTGGGGAAGCAAGATGCTTACAACCCGAGTGATGGTCGAAGATCGTATGAGCCTCAAAGCTACAATGTTGAATCCTCGAGGTCTTGGAATTCGGGCCAGCAGGGCCAGAACCCGGAGGCATCGAGGCAATGGAACCTGGGGAAGCAAGATGCTTACAACCCGAGTGATGGTCGAAGATCGTATGATCAGCACTGGAGGAGATAG